The following coding sequences lie in one Bacteroides helcogenes P 36-108 genomic window:
- a CDS encoding RNA polymerase sigma factor: MELKEFKITVLPLRAKLLNYARRLTYETEDAEDAVQEVLLKLWSRRLELEQFHSIEAFAMTLTHNICIDMWRSKRADILPLDTVQATTPGTPERLLEIKDEIRLMQKIIDSLPPLQRSIMRMKDIEQYETEEIAQITGCGAEAIRSNLSRARKKVREIYLRTVQERKRRNEP, translated from the coding sequence ATGGAACTTAAAGAATTTAAAATAACCGTTCTTCCACTCCGTGCCAAACTTCTGAACTACGCACGAAGACTTACCTACGAAACGGAAGATGCAGAAGATGCCGTACAAGAGGTATTGCTCAAATTGTGGAGTCGAAGGCTCGAACTGGAGCAGTTTCACAGTATCGAAGCATTTGCCATGACTTTGACACATAACATCTGCATAGACATGTGGCGAAGCAAACGTGCCGATATCCTACCTCTGGATACAGTGCAAGCAACAACTCCTGGAACTCCGGAACGATTATTAGAGATAAAAGATGAAATCCGTCTGATGCAGAAGATCATAGATTCACTACCTCCGCTTCAACGTTCCATCATGCGGATGAAGGATATCGAACAATATGAAACGGAAGAAATAGCGCAGATAACCGGATGTGGTGCTGAAGCCATTCGCAGCAACTTGTCAAGAGCAAGAAAAAAAGTGAGGGAAATTTACCTTCGAACCGTACAAGAAAGAAAAAGGAGAAACGAACCATGA
- a CDS encoding Fur family transcriptional regulator, with product MDAIKRLQSHSIKPSLQRIAIMSYLIEHRTHPTVDEIYTALAPSIPTLSKTTVYNTLKLMSEQGAAQTLTIDERNTCYDADTTPHAHFLCKHCGKVYDLPGTSLSKQVEDIDIDGYEVQEIHYYYKGICKHCLEEEHLITIKNN from the coding sequence ATGGACGCCATCAAACGATTACAGAGCCACAGTATAAAGCCTTCATTACAAAGGATAGCTATCATGAGCTATCTAATAGAACATCGTACGCATCCTACGGTGGATGAAATATACACAGCATTGGCTCCAAGTATTCCAACTCTATCGAAAACCACAGTGTACAACACCTTAAAGCTGATGAGCGAACAGGGAGCTGCACAAACTTTGACTATCGATGAACGGAATACATGCTACGATGCAGACACCACACCTCATGCACATTTTTTGTGCAAACATTGCGGAAAGGTATATGACCTGCCAGGTACATCCCTTTCCAAGCAAGTAGAAGACATTGATATAGACGGTTATGAGGTACAAGAAATTCATTATTACTATAAAGGTATCTGTAAACACTGCCTTGAAGAAGAACATTTGATTACAATAAAGAATAACTAA
- a CDS encoding NADH peroxidase, with the protein MKKFRCTVCGYVYEGDAAPEKCPLCKAPASKFVEVVEEEGGSLSFADEHVIGVAKGCDDEMIKDLNNHFMGECTEVGMYLAMSRQADREGYPEVAEAFKRYAWEEAEHASKFAELLGDCVWDTKTNLEKRMNAESGACEDKKRIATRAKALNLDAIHDTVHEMAKDEARHGKGFEGLYNRYFKK; encoded by the coding sequence ATGAAGAAATTTAGATGTACTGTCTGCGGTTACGTATATGAAGGAGACGCAGCTCCCGAAAAATGTCCTTTATGCAAAGCTCCTGCCAGCAAGTTCGTAGAAGTTGTAGAGGAAGAAGGCGGTTCCCTTTCTTTCGCCGACGAACATGTTATTGGCGTAGCCAAAGGCTGCGATGATGAAATGATCAAAGACCTGAATAATCACTTCATGGGTGAATGCACAGAAGTAGGTATGTATTTGGCAATGAGCCGCCAAGCTGACCGTGAAGGTTATCCTGAAGTTGCAGAAGCTTTCAAACGTTATGCTTGGGAAGAAGCAGAACACGCTTCCAAATTTGCGGAATTGCTGGGTGACTGTGTGTGGGATACAAAGACAAATCTTGAAAAAAGGATGAATGCCGAATCTGGAGCATGCGAAGACAAAAAGCGCATTGCTACGCGCGCCAAAGCATTGAATTTGGACGCTATCCACGACACCGTTCATGAAATGGCAAAAGATGAGGCTCGTCACGGCAAAGGCTTCGAAGGTCTGTACAACCGCTACTTTAAGAAATAA